In the genome of Fusarium poae strain DAOMC 252244 chromosome 1, whole genome shotgun sequence, the window CGACTACtaagatagatagatggtgGGGCAGAGGCATTATCAAAAATTGACCCGACCGCTTTCGATGGGGACTGACCGACTTAGTCTATTCTTAAACCACTCTACCATCGAGATccgaaaaaaaaattaaaaattaaaaaaaaaaaaaatagcaAACACAAGAACaaatctccatctccagttCGCCTCTCTCAGTGCTAGGTTGCTACAGAGTTGGAGTTGTCTGCACAAGACCAAGGACGACCACCTCCTTTCTTACCAGACTCGATAACTCCAATGACGGAACCATACGTTCCAGCAATCATCAAGAATGTTCCTGAAACGATGACAAATACACTCCATGCAACCATGAGAATCCATCGTAGAGACATTTCCTGCTTGCCCTTCCTCCAGTTGTCGTACAGCCAGAAGCAACCGTACGGTTGGAATGCTTGAAGAGTACCGAGCAGAGCTCCAACAAGAGAAACAAGACTTCCAAATACTGGGATGGCACTAGCTATGATGTATGCAAACAGAGCAGTGCTGAAGATAAGACCCAACCATGTAACCCAATGAGTGACAGTGTTTGCTGTGAGATGCTCTGAGCCTCGAAGGATTCGAACGAACGCATACTTTCCAGTCACCTAAAAACGAGCATATAAGTACTTTATCCATCAGAAAATAGACTTTGTATGGGAGACTTACATGAGTATTGATGGTCGCACCAACGATAAGTCCTGGTAGAGCAAGACCATACGCAACTTTCTTGATAGTCTTACCAGCCGAGCCCAGAGCAGGCGTAGCAACATAAGAGCCACAGAAGTAGTAGATTATGATTCCTACAGTAAGGTATGTAGCTGTTGCGACACCCTGGCAGAGAAGCATGGCCTTTGTGTAGTGGCGTGGCTCACGCATCTCGGCCGCGATGGGGAAGAAAAGGGGTGTACCCGCGTAGGCAAAGACAATGGTCGAAAGCGCAGCCATGGCATCGATAAATGTCGGGTTACCAACAAGTTTCCAGTCTGACATCCACTTCTCGTCTGTGTTCATCTTGGGCGCGGCAGAGGGTCGATCTTGGACACCGACGGCGATGGTGACAAGGTAGACTGGAGTGATTTGGTCGGTATTACTTTTCTATACAGATGTATATGGAGTGAGAAACTAACCGGCAATCAGCAGAGGAATAAGCCCAACCCAGGCCAACCAGCTCATTCGACCTAGTGTACGGATACTGGCACAgcagaagacgatgatggatGCTACTGCAACAAAAACAGCAGTGCAGGCTCCATGGTCCGATAAAGCATTGAAGCTAATCGAGATTCCAAGGATACCGGACGCAATAGCGAAGACGGTAACTTGTTCTTGTCAGCGAAAGTGTCTCGATTCTGGTCAATTATTCCCACTTACACAAGGCAAAACTCAGGCCAAGAAACTCTCGCCCAATTCGTCCAAACAGGATACCTCCCGCGTCTCCAATGTCGTAAACCTCGCGATGGTTGAGTTTGAAGGTACCAATCACATAGTTGGACCACGTTGTGATACCTCCTATGAGGAGGAGACAAATGACTCCAGGAATGATACCGAGGGTATGGAAGGCCGATGGGATGGATAGAATGCCCAGGCCGATCTGGGTCTTCATCATTAAAGCAGCTGTTCCTAGCCACCCAACCTATACATGTCAGTATCTATCAGTATCACACAGCACAAATCCCAGTTGCTTACATTGCGGTAGTTGGGTCCGTCACCTGTGATatcaccaaagacagcatcgTGAGCTATAGGGGCGTCGATGACCTGGACTTCGACATCTTGAGAGTTCGTCGGCAATGTAGCCAACGTCTCGGGCTCGTGCTTGGTAGCTTGATCGCTGCTCATTCTGCCGGTTATGggtgaagaaaaagaagaattcTTCATGTTTGATATGAAGGCGTTGCTGAAATACTTGTGTTCATGGGTCCTCAAACTTTCAAACCTCCGTATTCGGGCCTTTAAACTATACGATTCTCTACTCAACACATCCCCTCATGGTATTGTTTAAACTTTCTGTATCTCCATAGGGCTTGCGGATGAAGAAGCGAACGCAGCATCATAGATTTGTGTAGAACTTCGCTTGGTTATGCTGGCGCATGTTCTGCACTCATGGTGAACCAAATGAGTCCTCAGATATGCCTTGTTCGACGATGCTCATCAACGCTGTTGAATATTAAACAGGATATGAGGGTCGGGCTGCATTATTATGGACAAAAGGGCACAGATTGTAGTCTGTGGCCGTAAGTGGCTTTCGTGTTCTTATCCAGCATAGATAGTGAATGAGAAATCGTGTTAATTTGAGCAAATGCAAGAGATACGATGTCGGATTGAATCATCATCTGGTGTGTAAAGTTTGTTATCTGAGTTGAGTGTGCAAACTATAGATAAATGGATTCAGCATGCATCTCCTTAAAGAACGCCTCTCAACAAAAAGGACAAACGCGAATCATGAAGATCCAAACAAGTGCTTGAACAATATACATATTAGGACAATGTCCTTTTGAGTAAGTAATGCTATCAAGATCATCCATTATTGTCATTAGCCATCAAGGGGGTAAGGTTCCAGTCCAAAACCCAGATAAAAACAACGAGTAAAAACACATGGGTATCGATACGTCAACTCCACGGCGCAAACATAGGCCCAACCAATTCCGttccctttcctttcctttgaTCGCCACCCGTTCCATGATTAACCCATCCCGTCATGAACAGCCTATCCATAAGATAAATATGAGGATGGCCTTTGTTCTAATACAATCCGCTTACGCCGTGCCTGAAATGCTTTTTTTTGTTTGACATGTTTTGTCCGTGTACGTGGGTAGAGGGGTTGTCGTAGTGTTTGTTACAGAGaagtgttggtgttgtttgCAAGCATCTGCTGCATCTCCTTGAGCTGCGCAGGGGTAGGGTCATCTGAGATCCAGGGAcccttctcttcatcagTAGCTCCGTGGAAGCCAGCGGCTCGGTTCAGAGTCTGAATATCGAGGTCGGTGACATAGGCCTTGCCATCAGACAGTGGGATGCGGACCTCGTGATCAGTGGAGAGCATCATGTCATCCTTGGCAAGGCGTCGAGGGCCATCAAAGACAGCCACGACACGCTTCTTCATGGTCATCTGACCCTTGTCAAATCCCCACGATGAAGGGTAATCGCGACGGTTCTTGCGGCTGCGCGACTTGGATCCCAGGGCAACGCCACCACGGGAGTGAGTAACGCCTCGGGACTTCTGGACACCGTTGACAGGGTTACCCTTTCTCTTAATTGAAGGGGAAGAGTTACCCTTGGGTGAgctctcctcatcatcatcaccactgtCGTCATCCTCATGCTTTGTCATGATGACATCGGTAGTGGTAGGCAGgttgttcttctcaagagTCTGGTGAACATCCTTATCGTTCTCGACCTCAGCGAGACGCTTGGCATTGATGGCCTCGGCAGGGTCCTCTTGCTGCACAATGCGGAGAACACAGtcgtcaagatgctcgtagAAGTCCTGGGCGTTGGAGAAGGTCTGAGAGCAAGTGCTACACTTGCCAGTAGCGTCAGGGGCATAGCCAGACAGCTTCTTGTTGGCGTTGGCATTGGCAGACTTCTTCCTGCTGTTGGGAGGTGTCTGCTCAACACCGTGAACGGCAGTCAGATGACGCTTGAAGACATCGGCGCGGTTAAAGGACTTCTCCGCAGCCGATCCAGAGCCTGGGCAAAACCCGCAGACCATTGTGCCCTTGTAATGTGTGAGAGTGTGGCGGTTCTTGTCATACTTGCGAGCGAAACCCTTAGTGTGGTACTCGCAAGTCTGAATCGGACACTTCTCGGGGCGCTCATTCTGGTGAGTGAGCATGTGAGCCTTGAGATCCTTGAAGGTCTTGCCACAATCAGGCCAAGTACATCTTTGCTTCTCCTTGGACTCATCACTGCTGTACTCGCCTGGTGTTGGTGGGACGAATTGACTGATACTTGGGGCGCGAATGTGGGTTTGGTTGTCCATTGGCGCACAGTAGGGGCTGCTGGGAAATGTGGATTGGAAGTTGCTGGCCTGGAGAAATGGTGAAGAACTATTGgtcctcatcatctgagGTTGaggcgaagaggaagagacaGAAGCAGAAGGTGATGCGGGATATGTGTGGTGGTTGTGTTGTTGATAGTGGTTGTCATAGGAAGGAATGCCCATAGGTGGACGAGTAAGCTCTGGGTGAATGAGAGAAGGGTCTATCATGGTAGAGTTGGTTAGCGGTCAGCTCAAAAAGTGAAGCAGAGACAAAACAGTGGAGTTGAAGGTCAAGATGTTATGTACAATAGGTGATTGCAACACAGACGGACAGTCAGGGCAGCGGAGCTAAACCTAAGATGGGTTTACAGCTAGCCACTGCCGAAGACAAGAAGACAAGATCGCCAATCGTTTGACAGCGGAGAAGTGACATCAAGCGCCAATCGGGAAGACGGATGGCATGTCTCAGTTGACAGGAAAGCTTTCGGAGGGAGCTAAACAGAGACTTGGAGGGAAGAAGGGATGACATgggaaaaaataaaataaacaaATAGACGAGGCAGCTCAAAATGAGGATCGACGAGCACTACCCAAGAGCCGAGCCGATGGTATCTTGCTGAATAGCAAACGACTTCATCATAGATTGAAGCTGCTGCATGACAGGGCAGGGGTTCGCAAACACTAGCAGATGGTAGTGGTGGGGGGAGAGAGGCCTCAGACCCTTCGGACTGGGGCTCAGTCTCTAGTCTCTGCCTCTCTACCAATACCATTGCGAGATCCAAGGGGAGGGGAGAAAGGGGATCGCCGAAGCTCGAAGCGAGTATCCGTTCGTGTTGTAAGAAATAGTTTTGAGCTTACCAACAAAGGCCTTGGCCGTGGGAAAGTCAAAGCTGAGCTCCTCCATTCCCGAACCAGGGAATGACGCAAAATCAGATCCCATGTAATCATTGCCCACAATTGTAGGCTGGAGACCGAGGCCCTGAGGAGTCCACTCGGGCATTGCACCCATTTGGCCGTGATGGGATTGGGGTGATCCAATTGCTGAAGAAGCTGTTGACGGAGCCGAGGCTGTTGAAAGACTAGACGAGGGTAGTCTCATATCCGAAGACTCATCGGTGTACATGCTCGGTGACGCGTGGCTGTTGAGCATGTAGTTGGGTGCCTCGGCGTACAGAGAGGGTTCGACAAAGCCCATTGAAGAAGCATAGACATCTGGGCTGGCATTTTGGTGCTGGAAACCAAATGCATCGGCTGGGATGCTCACATCCATGGGTCCTGTAGTGAAAATGACGTTGGAGTCGGCATATCGAGCATAGTCCTCGGCATCAGGTTGAGAATGGAACATGGCGAAGGACGAATCTGACAAGGCTGTCATGATGTCTTTGTGGAAAATGTGAGAGATAGATGTGAATAGAGATATGGAGAGTTGTGTATCGGTAGGGCGAGGCTTGTACTTGTAGTTGGAAAGCTTAGAGTGCAACCACGTTTATCTATAACACCAGATATGTCAGAGCCGGGGACTTTAACTCAAGTGAAGCGTAGCGAAGCGGAGGCGGGAAATGTTTCTACTTTTCGAAACCGAAGAATGAGTGTTTGCAGGCTGGGGAAAGCTTACCTGCACTTTGCATTCCAGGAAGGGAGTGAAGCTTGTTGTGAATCAAAGTCTCGCAGGGTCTGAGATGTTTCTGGCGGATGTGGGTTTAGACACGGTAAAGGATCTTCTTTTGGTCGACTTTCCGGGGACTCGTCAGTTGTCTCAATATGGGATGGTATCTGAGTGATGGGAATGTCGAATTGTGAGTTGAGTGAGAGTAGTCAATTTCAaggtgaagatgaagatgaagatggaggtCCGGTGGGTAAGTGTGTAAGATGGGAGGAAGAAGACTGGTGCAAGTTGAGATATGCAGGAACCACTTGATGATCGTATCGCCTCTTGGTAGTTTGATGGGCAGAGACGATGTTCTTAAAAGAAACACTAAGTGGCCTTGAATAAGGTTGTCGTTGTTGAGTAACGAACTCTTAGACCAGACCCGAGGAAAGGGTTGGGGGCTGCCAACGTACATATAGTCAAGGCACCGACTACACTAAGCAGAGACTACTCTGCACCTGCATTCGGGGCCCGTCCGTGGTTTCTCCAGTTAGTTGATTGACATGATGGATACCTCGATGAGAGAGGCTGCTGGGGAGAGAACCCTCCCATGCACTGCACAGCGGTACGTAGCCTGCAGAAACGCAGTGTGCAGTGCCCGGGTTGCCTTGCCTTACTTTGgcttgcctgcctgcctgcctgtaGGGCCTAGTTAGGGCCCAGCAATTGAAGCCAAGCAAGTGTCGGGCCAGGGGACCAGGGGGTGGAGAGGAGGAGGGTGAGATGAGATATGGAGTGGTGGGGGTGAGTCGAGTCCACCCGTCCGTCATCTCAcccccatcaccatcaccggcggaccagccagccagccagccatggGAgctcaagcccaagcccagtTTTAGGtccaaaaagaaagaaggagagcaaaaacaaaaaaaaagaagagggtGTGTTTGTTTTGCACAGCCGTGGAGATGGTCTAATCAAACAAAGatgcatgtatgtatgtatgtaggcATGAACAGATAGTAGTCAAAGTAACCAAAAGATGCATACAGAAAAGCAAGCAAGTCAGTGGCCCAGCGCTTTACAACGCCAGCCTGCCTACAGCAAGAACAGCGACGATGTATCCGTACCGTTTTGGAGTTCCAGGCTCGGTATTTAGAGACAATCTGCAGCCATGTCTGGGGTTCCTTGGCATGATTGAATTAGATTTCGGGAAGGGGATTGATCAGTCGATCAATCAATAAGACGAGAGTGCCTAGAGTGCACATCAAGAATGGAGGGGGGGACAGTCAACTGAACACCTCAAGAGACAACGATTGAGGCGTATCGCCTCCCGCCTTCTTTCACCAAGGAGACTCACTTGTCACATTGTATTGGTATTGATATTAATCAGTAGGTATTGCATTGTATCGGAGTGTATGCACTGTATACCGTGAGAACGGGTCGGCTCTCGCTAATGAAGGCTTCGCGATATGATGTgcctttctttgtctttcgtcttgtctttcatatcaaaaaaaaaatcaaaaaaaaaaaaaggcggAGGTTACAGCAAAGGCGTGTGCGTGCGAGGAACAGATTGATTGATCTACCACGAGTACTACATGTACCGATACAGAGATGAGGGTCTCTCAAGAGGGTCAGGGCCGATATCTAGCATCTTGACAGGGCAAGTTGCAAGGGTAAATAGGTGCAATGTCGAGGTAGGGCGTCTCCTTCAAAGTAGCTATACTTGCGAAACGTATTTCTCAAGTACGTAACTGATACTCCACTGTCCAGTCGATACTCCAGGGGTCTCTCTCTATCGCACGTCACAACTCTATGTGTAGTCTATTCATTTAGCGGTTGACCGGTGCCCCTCACGGCCTGTGTTTATGTAGAGATAGAAATCAATGTCACTGAGTTGCTATTCGTAGTAAAGCCCATTCCATCCATTGTTCTTGATAGCTCCATCTATTAGTACAACAAGCTGCAGATGTGATTGAGATGCGTGAGGGGAAGGATAAAACTAAAATAAACTCGATGCTAGATACGGTACGGTACGATAGTACAAACTCAGTCGAATGTGTATGTACGAACGGCAACCACCGTTAATCACCCGCGAACCGCTtcattattattattatggTTATCTTAATGAACCACTTGGTAACATATACAGTTACAGTACTGTATGTATGCAGTTGATCTGACATGGACCAGGCTGTCGGTGATAAGATGCCAGGATGGCATATTAATTATCTAATGAGCGCAAATCCCTCCTTGCGTTGTCTGTCAATCATTAATAACATGTTGATTATAGGATATACATACGTGCCATGTCCCAAACTTGGGCGATCTTGCATCCATGCCGGGCGGGTTGCTTTTTTACTGGGCATATCCTGCACTGTTAGTAGTTGATCACCAGTAGGGTAGACATCTCATCACATGCGCAGCATTCCATCCTCTATAACCCCCCATGAACTTATTAGCTTCTCTAGTGAACTGTACTTCCTGCGTCTGCAATTCTCTGGAGCCGCGAGACAAGCCTTTTCTCGAAACGTGGTAGTTGAGCGAGCGAGTCGAGGGTGGGTGGGGGCCATTGGAAGATATTTTTATCCATAGCTCGatgcacagcacagcacagcacaatgTGCATAAAAGGAATGCACCCATTCATTGTGCTatgttgtgctgtgctgtgttgTGCTGTGTTATGTTGTGCCTCTCTTTTGGTTCCTTTCCTTCCCATGGTTGGGTTGCCCGATATCTTGGTAGATTACAGAGATAATTCACCTACCGAGCACAAACAACCAATCCCGTACTTCGGTTACGAGATGGTTTGATCGGCCCCGAGCACTGGGGGCGCAGTCcggcttctccttctccttaaCCCCCTGTAACTCTACTGCTCCTCCACTGTATTTTTACTACCTACgctgacttgacttgactgagTGACGACCCTGAATAATCCCTCCTTTCCCCTGCTTCTTTTTCCCTCTCTCCCCCTGTCAACTCGTTTCCCGACATGGTCGCTGCGCCCTTGTCGTTGGCTCGCACGTTGCATCTCCCGGGGAAGGCGTCCCAGGAATCTCACATCGTCTTGGCTATTCCCAATCTGGTCACTCGTGTCTGAACCGCAGAAGATCACTGATGTCAGGAGTTTCCTCTTCGAGTCTCTCGCTGCAACTTGGCATGCCTGTCAACTTTCCTCCTCCCCCTGCAAGTTTCGCTTGGCAACTCTTCTCCAGACGTCCGTCATGATCAACCAACAGTTGATTAATCAAACTTGCAAATCATCGGCAAAGTGTTTCATCCCCCGAGCCTAATAGTGGCCCGTCTCCATAATCCCcatctcaacatcaaccgACTTCAGAAGCTCTGCGGAACAAAACCGTCActgacaaacaaacaaacaaacacagcGCCGTTAATGGGGTCAAACACCCACCTCCACATGGCGTCGGCTCATATTGACGCGCCGCAAGACAGTTGCGCCTACAACAGTATCGAACCGGAATGTTCATGTTTACACAATGCCAGAGATTATGCAATTCGGATAGAGTTTTGATACCATTAACCGTCATTTTCCAGGTGGAGTCGCGTCAGAGAATCGTATCCACGAGGGAAATGATGAAAGAAAAATACTCCATGAGCTTGCACGTCCAAAAAACGCCATGTCATCTCTAATCTAACTGCGAACTAAAACTGCTTCATCTCAACATTCTAATAACAAATGTCAACAGTCTACTGgttccttttttattatttgaTGGCGTTCCCTTACTCGTTCAAGCTCTTCTTAGTCAGGGTCAAGTTGATGTACAAGAACAATATGTTGGATGATATGGGCTGTGTCTTGGTGCCATACGCACTGGAATAACCTAAACAACGGAGTCAAGTCCTCGATATGGGCATCCACCATTCGTAGGGCTTAGCCAGGTAGCAAGACCTTGCCCCGTTCAACGTTAATGCTTAGAAGCAGGAATCGTGTGTCTGAGATACCGATGCTTCTGTCTCTCCATCCGCAAATTAGTGAGCGGCAGTTCTGACAGACAAACTCTGTGCTTCAAAGGAGAACTTGGTCCCTCGTGGCGCCGGGGCTTGAACCGTTTGAGGTCTGGGTCTGAGATTGTGATCTGATCCGCCCTTGACCCGGACGCCATGTCCGGGAGGAGTGCAACGGTGAGCGACGGATGTCTCATCTCACCAATTCGAATACAGGTTCTGTCTCCCCCGAAATACAGTGTGCCGCCGCATGCTGTGTAGCGCCGAGTTCCTGCGTTTGCTTGGAGTCAGTCATGGTTCAGTTCAGTGCATGTTGGTTCTCGGAGACGAGACGCAACCGTCTTAGCCCAGCGTTAGCAATGCGTGTGCTGCCAAGGCTAAGCCATTAAGCCATCATCGACGGATATGCACCTTTCATTGGATGCTGTGTATCGATAAACCTCCTGCACAAAGAGGCTTGTCAAGAAATCGTGTAGCGTAGTTAGGCGGGggttttaaaaaaaagaagcgGCATGGCTGTGCAACACATCCACTACCCCTGCCCTACTGCGTAGGTACATACAATACCAGTTAAAGATTTTTGACGCAACCATCACAATGCACCATGAAAGAGCCAGGTCGGAGAATATAATCGTAATAAACTTTAGTAACGAGATAGGGCTTCTTCGAGTCTGCTGATCTGCCTGCATATGTACTCCCTCTTCAAGCCTAGGCTAGGCGTTCTTCATCGAGGGAGCAGATAGGGTACTTGACGCAGCAATAGTGATTGTTATCCAGACGAATTCTGAGTCAAGCTTTGCCGTCATCACAGACCTGCTGTTACGTTGTATTACATTAAGCATAACATATGCTTGCTTTCTTACTTACCAACGAATCATGTGTTGGCGGCGATCTGCTTTTTCTTGTTGGAAGCATTGCGGTCATGCTGGAAATTACAGATAGATATTGAATATGGCTTCCCGTCAGCACTCTCCGTAGTAACACGCACACCTTGTCATCCTTCCCGTTGAACTCTGACACTAGTTTATCCTCGACCCTTGCTTTGATGTGGCACGGTTGATTAATCCAGACCTGTCTACCCAGCCCGCCGGATCGATCAAAGATGCATAACAGAGATTCTATAGACGAGACAAAGAAGCAAAATTCGACGATCCAGAACAACGCCCAAGTTTCGGAGGGGAAAGAAGCAAAGAATCGGGCATCTATTATTGTGAGCAACCTCTATTGAACATGTTCATGCCTTGAAGGCAGGTACGTAGTAAAGAAGTggaagatgttgatgagtaTTGACAGGGGTAAATGAGTGGACCACGAAAAGTAAACATGATAATTCGATGCAGCGGATCCTACAGAGTAAAGTCTTGTCCCATTTtattccattccattccactCCAACCCTGCCCCCCCTGAACCGAACCGGGCAGGACGGCAATTATTCTTGTTACATATCGTATTTTGCTTTGTTTCTTGCTCCTCCAGCGGTCATCCACATTTGCTTCTGCTTCCGCATCCACTTGCTCCCCTCCCTAATTCCTTATCCTTGAGGTGAATCATTTCCCACTGGCCGGTTCAGTGGCTGACTGGATGACCCCTCGTCAGCCTGCATCGGTCAAAACCGAGTAACATTGCCGTGCCTACTATATATGCTGTGCTGTGTTGTATTCCAGCAATCCGGCACTGCAATCAACCACTCACATGCAGACGAGGGGTTCCCGGATGAGACCCTGTCAGGGTTTCCTTTACCGCTATCTACCTGTGAGATCCAATGACGGGGGCTACCCATTGAGCGTTTGCCGTATCGGTTATGCGCAGTTCTACTCAtgtatctatctatctatctatatatatGCATTAAACCTATAGTATCATATGTGCATTAATGCACACAGCCATCACGACGTGGCACTGGCTGGGGTGCTGAGCACTCAGCCCTATCGAGTCTTTTTCTCCCCTAGCAGGTAGACTAATTTCCAGTATCGCATACTATTAGAGTTGATGACCAACAGTTAAGTTTGCCAATAGTCTCAACATGTGACTGGCAAACTGCTGATGGTATTGGTGATGCATACGAGAGTAACCTTTGATTGAGCACTGGGCGATTTGTGCAGTCAATAAGGCAGTGAGACGGCACAAGTAGGTGCAGACTACTTGATTGAGTTATGCTGGATTCAACACCATGACAACCTCAAACTGTCGGTCGCAGCCAGCCACAAATTGACCATTTCGTCCACTCCACTGTACATAGATGAGGACCCTGTATTTGATTCATTTCGTCTTGAGACCGTGCAGCGGCGGCCGCTCTGATAACAATGCTGTTTGACATCTCAGACTGCTGTTCTGTTCTGCATGGCTTCGGAATGTCTGAGTCGCGCCGTTAAACGGCAGGTGGTTTgtgcttttttcttcttctttctttcttctgtgTGATGGTACAAAAAAGGAAGGAAAAAAGATGAATCGGCCACTCCTGTTGCTAGATAGGCGCGAATTCCGCTCGCGCCTTTCCGCACTCTTCATTTGTCCATCTAAACGATGCTTGCTCGCTCGCTTTCGGGAGGAGGGACAACCAGTCACAGAGCCACAGGGAGCGGCTATTCCCGTTCAGTCAGGGCAGCTGCCACCTCCTGACCCCTGCTTCAATTGGGAGTCAGAGTGGAGAAGACCCTtgatcatcaccatcaccaccatcagTCACAAAGCAGCAGGTCCGCCTTGGCGTTGATTAACCGTACATCGATCATGTAGGTAGTTAGGTACATAGGCATTCCATGTTCGAGACCGACGACATGTTACTATCTCCGTGTTTTACTTGCTTTTCCCCAGCAATATATCCTCTACTTCATCATCTTACAGTCGTGTCTGATACTTACATGCATGGTTTCAATTGTTGTATACCCTGGCTGTTCTAGGCCATTAAAAGACTACACCTTCCATACAAAACGATACCAAGTGGCGCCATTTCAATGTCGGCAGTTGAGAAAGGAAAATATCACTAATTGAAAGCAGACTATGGATACCAAGTTCGGTTCGCGATGGAATTTATCCATGCCGTGAAGCGAAATCACagcactacctacctacctatggaTGGCATCGACTCGACAAGCGTAATATACCGCCAGTACACAGTGTAGGTACCTACAGAATCGGTGGCTGTGATGCACAAATATTGCACATACTCT includes:
- a CDS encoding hypothetical protein (TransMembrane:10 (o82-103i131-153o165-183i190-212o243-264i276-298o318-337i358-382o388-411i423-444o)) gives rise to the protein MSSDQATKHEPETLATLPTNSQDVEVQVIDAPIAHDAVFGDITGDGPNYRNVGWLGTAALMMKTQIGLGILSIPSAFHTLGIIPGVICLLLIGGITTWSNYVIGTFKLNHREVYDIGDAGGILFGRIGREFLGLSFALFTVFAIASGILGISISFNALSDHGACTAVFVAVASIIVFCCASIRTLGRMSWLAWVGLIPLLIAVYLVTIAVGVQDRPSAAPKMNTDEKWMSDWKLVGNPTFIDAMAALSTIVFAYAGTPLFFPIAAEMREPRHYTKAMLLCQGVATATYLTVGIIIYYFCGSYVATPALGSAGKTIKKVAYGLALPGLIVGATINTHVTGKYAFVRILRGSEHLTANTVTHWVTWLGLIFSTALFAYIIASAIPVFGSLVSLVGALLGTLQAFQPYGCFWLYDNWRKGKQEMSLRWILMVAWSVFVIVSGTFLMIAGTYGSVIGVIESGKKGGGRPWSCADNSNSVAT
- a CDS encoding hypothetical protein (BUSCO:14440at5125), with translation MIDPSLIHPELTRPPMGIPSYDNHYQQHNHHTYPASPSASVSSSSPQPQMMRTNSSSPFLQASNFQSTFPSSPYCAPMDNQTHIRAPSISQFVPPTPGEYSSDESKEKQRCTWPDCGKTFKDLKAHMLTHQNERPEKCPIQTCEYHTKGFARKYDKNRHTLTHYKGTMVCGFCPGSGSAAEKSFNRADVFKRHLTAVHGVEQTPPNSRKKSANANANKKLSGYAPDATGKCSTCSQTFSNAQDFYEHLDDCVLRIVQQEDPAEAINAKRLAEVENDKDVHQTLEKNNLPTTTDVIMTKHEDDDSGDDDEESSPKGNSSPSIKRKGNPVNGVQKSRGVTHSRGGVALGSKSRSRKNRRDYPSSWGFDKGQMTMKKRVVAVFDGPRRLAKDDMMLSTDHEVRIPLSDGKAYVTDLDIQTLNRAAGFHGATDEEKGPWISDDPTPAQLKEMQQMLANNTNTSL